One stretch of Pyrenophora tritici-repentis strain M4 chromosome 4, whole genome shotgun sequence DNA includes these proteins:
- a CDS encoding Retrotrans-gag domain containing protein, producing MSSPGDTNMTTNDSNQLLQSLLQRLEDMSTRMERLEASSHEPPQTPGHNTDATTDPTPTSETSNTSVPIIPKPRHSLPHPPTFGGNKSQWRGWKLEMEGKIEEDAQAIGSLKAQLRYVYMRLDGAAKTNVTTYYEIQVKEESPNPFKLLDRLELLYGERNRKEKAIQNLYSIRQKDDETFISFYPRFEKEMANADAESWPEHTKISYLRNALSGRIKDRLVGTSGTETSTYARFAQKCVDLSNDMELFGQWTKTTRRYGSRTAENAPTYEPPAKSNNATLTAASPEDMMEWEPTQPTTTQVNAVGLRGKTNMNGYPSRRPEDRELIGKRAKWVNQEEIDARRQERRCLRCGRNNCRIATCPLAAALRPTHVSVKTAKSTVVTKAAVEEEDPEDSEAEQ from the coding sequence ATGAGCTCCCCCGGGGATACTAACATGACGACGAACGATTCGAACCAGCTGTTACAGTCGCTACTACAGAGACTTGAAGACATGAGCACTAGGATGGAGAGGCTGGAAGCATCATCGCACGAGCCACCTCAAACGCCTGGTCACAATACAGACGCCACCACTGATCCGACGCCAACCTCCGAGACTTCGAACACATCTGTGCCTATAATCCCAAAGCCGCGGCACAGCTTACCCCACCCGCCTACGTTTGGTGGAAACAAATCacaatggcgaggatggaagctagagatggagggcaagatcgaagaagacgcgcaAGCTATTGGAAGCCTAAAAGCTCAGCTACGCTACGTCTACATGCGTCTTGATGGGGCAGCGAAAACCAACGTTACAACATACTACGAGATACAAGTTAAAGAAGAATCGCCAAACCCTTTCAAGCTGCTTGACCGCCTTGAACTCCTCTACGGCGAACGAAATCGGAAGGAGAAAGCCATTCAGAACCTCTACTCTATACGCCAGAAGGACGACGAGACGTTTATTTCCTTCTATCCACggtttgagaaagagatggcCAACGCTGACGCAGAAAGCTGGCCTGAGCATACGAAGATATCCTACTTACGAAATGCATTAAGTGGTAGGATAAAGGATAGGCTTGTTGGTACATCAGGGACAGAAACAAGCACATACGCAAGGTTCGCTCAGAAGTGTGTAGATCTTAGCAACGACATGGAGTTGTTCGGCCAATGGACGAAAACAACCCGTCGTTACGGTAGCCGAACTGCTGAAAATGCACCAACCTATGAACCACCAGCAAAATCGAATAATGCCACTCTCACAGCAGCTTCCCCTGAAGACATGATGGAATGGGAACCTACGCAGCCTACAACTACCCAAGTGAACGCTGTCGGCCTCCGCGGCAAGACCAACATGAATGGATATCCATCTAGGCGTCCTGAGGACCGAGAACTTATTGGAAAACGAGCAAAATGGGTCAACCAAGAGGAAATCGATGCTCGACGCCAGGAACGACGCTGTCTTCGATGCGGCCGCAACAATTGCCGAATAGCTACATGCCCGTTGGCAGCCGCTCTACGACCAACTCACGTTAGCGTCAAGACAGCAAAGAGTACTGTGGTCACCAAGGCAGctgtagaggaggaagatcCAGAAGACTCCGAAGCAGAGCAATAG
- a CDS encoding Dimer-Tnp-hAT domain containing protein produces MPPKKRVSDSAPSPRKRARGTASQPVAIDSQSYQSQPSALSPPPPYTHTFESRLRESQPEDAIVAPAEGSEQATLAPSSEAADDAVDEAFDAHLEDNYDGIDWGRLKLYTKPITTHQHKRSWIYRHGYRVALLKDPTRVFFICHWCFKHKLTDIGIGIYNTSAAVSSAARHLSEQKPGHRLVAPGKTPVASVYNALTTARVPISQAVANQINGFSKQRFRFAAVDWLVANNHPISEFETPAFRRLIAIANPLAEAALWKNHKSVSQYVIRLFDWLRPRVVHELSQSLSKIHISFDGWTTKGGKRGFLGIVAHYVNSDGKLRDLPIALPQLTGAHSGDRLAEVVLSILEQFSISERTLGYFVLDNASNNDTAVAAIAHELNFNPIHRRLRCGPHTINLIGQRLLWGRDADSYNNEGVDELADEAAFIKEWRKHGPLGVLLDIVNYIHTPQQYNLFEKAQRTAYRELPHDADDKLTILQPIKPVVTRWNSYFDCFERAIKLAPAINAYANTHIQNTAKEDIYADSQGKNRPAAPQWMRSDGLTAADWAVVTDYIEVLRPLKECTKRFEGRGEYSFGAIAEVIPTFEFLLTQLEARLLYYDCVVHDAHDEAPEDHLPINLRAALLKANEYYAKLDDSPAYYAATILHPRYKHYCDQAWAEKPDWLALNNLNFQALWADYKSLPLPRPCYTRAPKKPSNIDDAIDGIIDPTRGNTKEDEYEQWKREPIVGKGTDPIQYWFGLRDQYPNLSKMALTILSIPASSCECERVFSELGDLLEPRRRCISPELLAALHSVRRWRRAGFGGGDNDDMGQSKLTDEQMDVLYELSKWVGEDDDLDTWDDG; encoded by the coding sequence ATGCCGCCCAAAAAACGCGTCTCTGATAGCGCTCCCTCGCCTAGAAAGCGCGCGCGCGGCACTGCGAGCCAGCCCGTCGCGATCGACTCGCAGTCATATCAATCTCAGCCATCTGCTCTATCTCCGCCGCCTCCATATACACATACTTTCGAGTCGCGATTGCGCGAGTCGCAGCCCGAAGACGCTATCGTCGCGCCCGCCGAGGGCAGTGAGCAAGCTACGCTCGCTCCGTCTTCTGAAGCCGCCGACGACGCTGTAGATGAGGCTTTTGACGCCCATCTCGAAGACAATTATGATGGCATAGATTGGGGTCGCCTTAAGCTGTATACGAAGCCTATCACGACGCACCAACACAAGCGGAGTTGGATCTATCGCCACGGCTATCGCGTCGCTCTTCTCAAAGATCCAACCCGCGTATTCTTCATCTGCCACTGGTGTTTCAAGCACAAGCTCACGGATATTGGTATTGGGATATACAATACAAGCGCAGCAGTCTCGTCAGCCGCGCGCCACCTCAGCGAGCAGAAACCTGGCCATAGGCTAGTAGCACCAGGCAAGACTCCAGTTGCTAGTGTTTACAACGCGCTCACCACTGCGAGAGTCCCTATCTCACAGGCAGTAGCTAATCAGATTAACGGGTTTAGCAAGCAGCGCTTTAGGTTTGCCGCAGTAGACTGGCTCGTCGCGAACAACCACCCCATCTCTGAGTTCGAAACACCAGCTTTTCGACGCCTAATTGCTATCGCCAACCCACTTGCAGAAGcagcgctctggaagaaCCACAAGAGCGTCTCCCAATACGTCATACGACTGTTTGACTGGCTCAGGCCCCGCGTTGTCCACGAGCTGTCACAATCGCTTAGCAAgatccatataagctttgacggatggacaacgaaaggcggcaagcgcgggTTTCTcggtatcgtcgcccactacgtcAACTCAGATGGCAAGCTCCGAGACCTGCCTAtcgcgctgcctcagctCACAGGCGCTCACTCCGGCGATCGATTAGCTGAGGTTGTATTATCAATCTTAGAGCAGTTTAGCATAAGCGAGCGCACactcggttacttcgtcctcgacaatgcctctaataacgacaccgctgtcGCTGCGATTGCCCACGAGCTTAACTTCAATCCTATacaccgacgcctccgctgtGGCCCTCATACGATCAATCTGATTGGGCAGAGACTGCTCTGGGGCAGAGATGCAGACTcatacaacaacgagggAGTTGACGAGCTCGCCGACGAGGCAGCGTTTATAAAGGAGTGGCGAAAGCACGGGCCTTTAGGCGTACTTCTCGATATTGTCAACTATATCCACACACCGCAGCAGTACAATCTTTTTGAGAAGGCGCAGCGTACAGCTTACCGTGAGCTACCTCACGACGCAGACGACAAGCTCACGATACTACAGCCAATCAAGCCAGTAGTcacacgctggaactcatacttCGACTGTTTTGAGCGAGCTATAAAGCTCGCGCCGGCCATCAACGCGTACGCGAACACCCACATACAAAATACAGCAAAAGAGGATATCTACGCCGACTCACAGGGCAAAAatcggcctgctgctccacAGTGGATGAGATCAGACGGCCTCACAGCTGCCGATTGGGCTGTTGTTACCGACTATATAGAGGTTCTTAGGCCACTTAAAGAGTGTACAAAGCGCTTTGAGGGACGTGGCGAGTATAGCTTTGGCGCGATCGCTGAGGTGATCCCAACGTTTGAGTTTCTACTCACTCAATTAGAAGCTCGCCTCCTCTACTACGATTGCGTAGTCCATGACGCTCACGACGAGGCAcccgaagatcaccttcctATTAATCTACGCGCAGCGCTACTTAAGGCGAACGAGTACTACGCTAaactcgacgactcgccagcttactacgctgctacaatactccatcctcgctacaaacACTACTGCGATCAAGCGTGGGCTGAGAAGCCTGACTGGCTGGCGCTTAATAATCTTAATTTCCAGGCACTGTGGGCGGATTACAAGTCGCTGCCGTTACCGAGGCCTTGCTACACACGCGCACCGAAGAAACCGAGCAATATTGACGACGCGATTGACGGCATTATTGATCCCACACGCGGCAATACTaaggaggatgagtatgagcAGTGGAAGCGCGAGCCAATCGTTGGCAAGGGCACCGATCCTATACAATACTGGTTCGGGCTGCGCGATCAATATCCCAACCTTAGTAAGATGGCGCTTACTATACTCTCTATACCCGCttcaagctgtgagtgtgagcgcgTCTTCAGTGAGCTCGGAGATCTACTAGAGCCTCGCCGACGCTGTATATCACCTGAGCTACTAGCAGCACTACACTCAGTACGACGATGGAGACGGGCAGGTTTTGGTGGCGGCGACAACGACGATATGGGCCAATCAAAGCTTACCGACGAGCAGATGGACGTTTTGTACGAGCTTAGCAAGTGGGTgggcgaagacgacgatCTAGATACATGGGACGACGGCTga
- a CDS encoding Tymo-45kd-70kd multi-domain protein: protein MRFTLLVLATAASLASAQEARIPLGYECNVKSTPCAFGASCYTANLTRTPICGNSQAPCTSDEQCAYNACVQGACSGFKPGASPSPTAETSKFQGALPAPSPTIVAPAGSLPLGAQCNPFVKPDQCKNAQCWASNMMAIATCGGFNAQCTSDDQCNLVTCRNGLCSGGYKPSTSGAANATTATMPPQSGASSLPTVNGTIPTANGTTNGTIPASRSATPTATGAPEFPGAASANYAAGGLLALVAGAVALAL, encoded by the coding sequence ATGCGCTTCACACTCCTCGTTCTGGCCACAGCCGCCTCCCTTGCCTCAGCGCAAGAAGCCAGGATTCCCCTCGGCTACGAGTGCAATGTCAAAAGCACACCATGTGCCTTTGGTGCTTCGTGCTACACGGCCAACTTGACGCGCACCCCTATTTGCGGCAACTCTCAGGCTCCATGCACGAGCGACGAACAATGCGCATACAACGCATGCGTCCAAGGTGCATGCAGCGGCTTCAAACCAGGGGCCTCACCATCACCGACTGCCGAAACCAGCAAGTTCCAGGGCGCGCTGCCTGCCCCGTCACCCACCATTGTCGCTCCTGCTGGCTCTCTCCCTCTCGGCGCCCAATGCAATCCGTTTGTGAAGCCGGACCAATGCAAGAATGCTCAGTGCTGGGCAAGCAACATGATGGCCATAGCGACATGTGGAGGCTTCAACGCCCAGTGCACGTCCGACGACCAGTGCAACCTCGTCACGTGCAGGAATGGTCTCTGCAGTGGTGGGTATAAGCCATCCACCTCGGGCGCTGCCAATGCTACCACGGCCACAATGCCGCCTCAGAGTGGAGCTTCTTCCCTACCGACTGTCAACGGCACCATACCGACCGCCAACGGCACTACCAACGGTACCATCCCCGCGTCCAGGAGCGCAACTCCTACTGCTACCGGTGCCCCGGAATTTCCAGGTGCTGCATCTGCCAATTATGCAGCGGGAGGTCTTTTGGCTCTCGTCGCTGGTGCTGTGGCCTTGGCTTTGTAG
- a CDS encoding Fungal-trans multi-domain protein — protein sequence MPSPKPTSAARPAPLACLECRRTHLRCDGATPTCGRCHSRGYACTYTRSGRGRRRRRIIGQDAGTLSTVSHQQALPSPPYTTTQSIATQAQPSSTLSQWFQDSGSNLERESSAPESVPSLHAAPQPDPSDAIILPSGPTPSPQSDELAPWADDEQLVNLYYLNFHSSHPLLLPKSWYWKNQYPQYLKAVVQLIGGHFCPTASRDALLQRVQKELQDDGQETPERVQAQILYAVYLFAQHDLRKGQQVLNSAIEAALNLGMHRQDFAAMHAGSLTVLEESMRRTWYELYITDGCVAALQRRSTFKTNTVGADVLLPCDDFIYEDGMCFMPATLHDFHDNVFADEEKVFSSFCYRIEAVRLLGRVLTITGAQGVHRDLVQAADNALAAFTHHLPRSKSEAEIVSSYGEIDELMFQAHTIIQYSTILLHFPRGDLLSPGPLAEDVPGANSTKLLCPCNRQHVHSIKAIESSKTMSMLAALRPPVHRHSPFFVYPLALAAVVQLSIGAIHAKSSSGCLEQHSDRVKLMLGVLKTLGRYWSASDSVLRVLKKMSCAVFRSPRAESSYAARRDDQMDTGLDACPHILVDSDWLNSVDLQDLSGLMGHDNGTPGGYGHF from the coding sequence ATGCCTTCTCCGAAGCCCACGTCGGCTGCTCGACCAGCACCGCTAGCTTGCCTAGAGTGTCGCCGCACACATCTTAGGTGCGATGGAGCAACTCCTACCTGCGGGCGCTGTCATAGCCGCGGATATGCGTGCACATACACGCGCTCAGGACGTGgtcgccgccgccgccgcaTCATTGGCCAAGACGCCGGAACATTATCTACTGTTTCGCACCAGCAGGCGTTACCTTCCCCGCCATATACCACTACCCAGTCCATCGCCACGCAGGCGCAGCCATCGTCGACACTATCGCAATGGTTCCAAGATAGTGGCTCGAATCTAGAGAGAGAGTCCAGTGCCCCTGAGTCCGTCCCCAGTCTGCATGCTGCACCCCAGCCAGACCCTTCGGATGCCATTATACTCCCATCCGGTCCCACGCCTAGTCCGCAAAGTGATGAGCTCGCGCCATGGGCCGATGACGAGCAGCTGgtcaacttgtactatctcAACTTCCACTCCAGCCATCCCTTGCTGCTGCCTAAGAGCTGGTATTGGAAGAACCAGTATCCCCAGTACCTCAAGGCCGTCGTTCAGCTCATTGGTGGCCACTTTTGCCCGACAGCATCTCGAGATGCGTTGCTCCAACGTGTTCAGAAGGAGCTCCAAGATGATGGCCAGGAGACCCCTGAGAGGGTGCAAGCCCAGATCCTCTACGCCGTGTACCTCTTTGCGCAGCACGACTTGCGCAAAGGACAACAAGTGCTCAACTCTGCCATTGAAGCTGCACTGAACCTCGGCATGCACCGGCAAGACTTTGCAGCAATGCATGCAGGCAGTTTGACAGTGCTGGAAGAGAGTATGCGAAGAACCTGGTATGAGCTATACATAACCGACGGCTGTGTTGCCGCACTACAGCGGAGATCAACCTTCAAGACCAACACTGTGGGCGCCGACGTGCTTTTGCCATGCGACGATTTCATCTACGAAGACGGCATGTGCTTCATGCCTGCAACGCTGCATGACTTCCACGATAACGTCTTCGCAGACGAAGAAAAGGTCTTCTCGTCATTCTGTTACCGCATCGAAGCAGTACGCCTTTTAGGCCGAGTCCTGACCATCACCGGAGCACAAGGCGTGCATAGGGATCTCGTACAAGCAGCCGACAACGCACTTGCAGCTTTCACACACCATCTCCCCCGGTCCAAGAGTGAAGCAGAGATCGTGAGTAGTTATGGTGAAATCGATGAGCTCATGTTCCAGGCCCACACCATTATCCAATACAGCACCATTCTCCTCCACTTTCCCAGGGGCGACCTGCTTTCCCCTGGTCCACTCGCAGAGGATGTGCCTGGCGCCAATAGTACGAAACTCCTCTGTCCTTGCAATCGGCAACACGTTCACTCTATCAAAGCGATCGAATCCTCCAAAACCATGTCTATGCTAGCTGCCCTACGCCCTCCGGTTCATAGACACAGTCCCTTCTTTGTCTACCCCCTGGCTCTCGCTGCTGTAGTGCAGCTTTCCATCGGCGCAATCCATGCTAAAAGCTCGAGTGGTTGCTTGGAGCAGCACTCGGATAGAGTCAAATTGATGCTGGGGGTGTTGAAGACGTTGGGAAGATACTGGTCCGCTAGCGACAGTGTTTTGCGTGTCTTGAAGAAGATGTCTTGTGCGGTTTTTCGTAGCCCTCGTGCGGAATCGTCTTATGCTGCGCGACGAGACGATCAGATGGATACTGGTTTGGACGCGTGCCCCCATATATTGGTGGATAGCGATTGGCTGAATAGTGTTGATCTTCAGGATTTGAGTGGGCTTATGGGGCATGACAATGGTACTCCGGGCGGGTATGGTCACTTTTGA
- a CDS encoding metallo-beta-lactamase superfamily protein encodes MATTQPSGIVSKPSTTPYAHLTQTPHKNQALNPIATQEPRIHSIYEPKTGTWQYIVADPSTKRAIIIDSVLDYDPTTQKISTTTADALLSLISKNAYHIDKILETHAHADHLTAASYLQHRLSQQQQGSKPRIGIGKRIKQVQELFAQKYGIPPEEYEGVFDQLFDDDETFQVGELDVRVIHLPGHTPDHVGYQIGANIFSGDSLLHPSLGTARCDFPGGSAPSLYLSARKLLSLPSHVKIWTGHDYPAASREAVPWMTVQDHKERNRHVKQGVEEEEFIRLRQERDAGLEAPGLLDPALQVNVRGGRLPGVRGGSEGWWGGDE; translated from the exons ATGGCTACTACACAGCCAAGCGGCATTGTTTCCAAACCCTCAACAACACCATACGCCCATCTCACCCAAACACCCCACAAAAACCAAGCACTCAACCCCATCGCGACCCAAGAGCCACGTATCCACAGCATCTACGAACCAAAAACAGGCACATGGCAATACATCGTCGCAGACCCCTCAACAAAACGCGCTATCATCATCGACTCCGTCCTCGACTACGACCCCACCACCCAAAAAATCAGCACCACAACCGCCGACGCCCTCCTATCCCTCATCTCAAAAAACGCCTACCACATCGACAAGATCCTAGAAACACACGCGCACGCCGATCATCTAACAGCAGCATCGTATCTTCAACACCGCCTCTCCCAACAGCAACAGGGTTCCAAACCACGCATTGGAATCGGCAAACGCATTAAACAGGTGCAAGAGCTTTTTGCGCAGAAATACGGTATTCCACCGGAGGAGTACGAAGGCGTGTTTGATCAACTcttcgacgacgacgaaACTTTTCAGGTTGGCGAGTTGGACGTGAGAGTTATACATCTTCCGGGTCATACGCCTGATCATGTAGGGTATCAAATCGGCG CCAACATCTTCTCCGGCGACTCCCTCCTCCACCCCTCCCTCGGCACCGCCCGCTGCGACTTCCCCGGCGGCTCCGCGCCCTCGCTCTACCTCTCCGCGCGCAAACTGCTCTCCCTCCCCTCGCACGTCAAAATCTGGACCGGACATGATTACCCCGCGGCGTCTCGCGAAGCAGTGCCGTGGATGACGGTGCAAGATCATAAAGAGAGGAATAGGCATGTTAAGCAAGGGGTTGAAGAGGAGGAGTTTATCAGGTTGAGACAAGAGCGGGATGCGGGGTTGGAGGCGCCGGGGTTATTGGATCCGGCGTTGCAGGTTAATGTGAGGGGGGGGAGGTTGCCGGGAGTGAGGGGTGGGAGTGAGGGGTGGTGGGGTGGTGATGAGTGA
- a CDS encoding Sulfide:quinone oxidoreductase, mitochondrial precursor gives MMHALRNRVASISNQSILGHHTTTASRHLATVLPAITTTKSHKVVVVGSGSAGIAVSHQLLRKGIFSKNDIAIVDPATWHHYQPGWTLVGGGLKSKECFKRPIHELIGPKLKFYNKSVAAIHPGKNYLSLGDGSKLAYDHLVLAPGIKIDYASVDGLSEAMANPDSPVSSIYSYDYCDKVSRNIQRMKKGAALFTQPAGIVKCAGAPQKIMWLALDYWRRAGLYNCSPSRSAIQVTFATGMPTMFGVPKYSAVLDELREKRGVTGLFEHNLISINGNTATFERPGGGGGKELVNRNFDFLHVAPRNVPHSFIKESGLGNEAGYVDVDPHTLRHNRFHNIWSLGDAASLPTSKTMAAITSQAPTLTHNILCSLQGENLTSQYDGYTSCPLLTGEKQVLLAEFKYGGVPKETFNTWLGVDQGVPRRAFYHLKKDFFPWVYGRFHVTGRWGGPQGWIS, from the coding sequence ATGATGCATGCGTTGCGCAACCGCGTCGCATCGATATCCAACCAATCAATCCTCGGACACCACACTACCACCGCGTCCCGTCATCTTGCAACTGTTTTACCGGCAATTACAACGACCAAGAGTCACaaggttgttgttgttggtagTGGTTCTGCCGGCATCGCCGTCAGCCATCAACTCCTCCGCAAGGGAATATTTTCCAAAAACGACATCGCAATCGTTGACCCAGCGACATGGCACCATTACCAGCCAGGTTGGACGCTCGTAGGAGGTGGCCTGAAAAGTAAGGAATGTTTCAAAAGACCTATTCACGAACTCATCGGACCAAAACTCAAGTTCTACAACAAAAGTGTCGCAGCCATTCATCCCGGGAAAAACTATTTATCCCTCGGCGATGGCAGTAAGCTTGCATACGACCACCTCGTTCTCGCGCCAGGCATCAAAATCGACTACGCCAGCGTCGACGGCCTTTCCGAAGCCATGGCAAATCCAGATAGCCCCGTCTCTTCCATTTACAGCTACGACTACTGCGATAAAGTCTCCCGAAACATCCAGCGCATGAAGAAAGGCGCTGCTCTTTTCACCCAGCCAGCAGGCATCGTCAAATGCGCGGGCGCACCCCAGAAGATTATGTGGCTCGCGCTGGACTATTGGAGAAGAGCGGGTTTATACAATTGCTCGCCGTCTCGTTCAGCCATCCAAGTCACTTTTGCCACTGGCATGCCTACTATGTTCGGCGTGCCGAAATATAGCGCTGTGCTCGACGAGTTGAGGGAGAAAAGAGGCGTAACCGGGTTATTCGAGCATAATCTCATTTCCATAAACGGGAATACCGCGACTTTTGAGCGTCcaggtggtggtggtgggaAAGAGCTTGTAAACCGAAACTTCGATTTCCTGCACGTTGCCCCTAGAAACGTCCCGCATTCTTTTATCAAAGAAAGTGGTTTGGGGAATGAGGCCGGATACGTAGACGTCGACCCGCACACATTACGGCACAACAGATTCCACAACATCTGGTCCCTTGGTGATGCGGCGAGTTTGCCTACATCGAAAACCATGGCGGCGATAACATCGCAAGCACCCACGCTTACGCACAACATCCTGTGTAGTCTTCAGGGGGAAAATCTGACGTCGCAATACGATGGTTACACGTCGTGTCCGCTACTGACGGGGGAGAAACAGGTTCTTCTTGCTGAATTCAAATACGGCGGTGTGCCCAAGGAGACGTTTAACACGTGGCTTGGCGTCGATCAAGGTGTGCCGCGTCGGGCATTTTATCATTTGAAAAAAGACTTCTTTCCTTGGGTGTATGGGAGGTTTCATGTAACGGGTCGGTGGGGCGGGCCACAGGGCTGGATATCGTAG